One stretch of Rathayibacter festucae DSM 15932 DNA includes these proteins:
- a CDS encoding DeoR/GlpR family DNA-binding transcription regulator — MATVDSAERRARLIELLERDGAIRLDDAAAELDVSTMTVRRDLADLEAEGRLSRVRGGAVAALRPRPFAERLAAGAAAKREIARKAVALLPDSGAIAVDASSTAGTLLAAAPESPRLLIATNSLENHASARATRARVVLIGGELQAETDSFVGPLACAGAAELHYDRFFTSASAVTRAGTSEVTLEEAQVKRVLVAASAETVLLVDSSKLERTALARALDWEAIAVLVTELDPADERLDPFRGLADLR, encoded by the coding sequence ATGGCCACGGTGGACTCCGCGGAGCGGCGCGCGCGCCTGATCGAGCTGCTCGAGCGCGACGGCGCGATCCGCCTCGACGACGCGGCGGCCGAGCTGGACGTCTCGACGATGACCGTCCGTCGCGACCTGGCCGACCTCGAGGCGGAGGGCCGGCTCAGCCGGGTCCGCGGCGGCGCGGTCGCCGCCCTGCGCCCCCGCCCCTTCGCCGAGCGCCTGGCCGCGGGCGCCGCCGCCAAGCGCGAGATCGCCCGCAAGGCCGTCGCCCTGCTGCCCGACTCGGGCGCGATCGCGGTCGACGCCTCCTCGACGGCCGGGACCCTGCTCGCCGCCGCCCCGGAGTCGCCGCGGCTGCTGATCGCGACCAACTCGCTGGAGAACCACGCCTCGGCCCGCGCCACCCGCGCCCGGGTCGTGCTGATCGGCGGCGAGCTGCAGGCCGAGACCGACAGCTTCGTCGGCCCGCTCGCCTGCGCCGGCGCGGCCGAGCTGCACTACGACCGCTTCTTCACCTCGGCGTCGGCGGTGACCCGCGCGGGCACCAGCGAGGTGACGCTCGAGGAGGCCCAGGTGAAGCGCGTGCTCGTCGCCGCCTCCGCCGAGACGGTGCTGCTGGTCGACTCCTCCAAGCTCGAGCGCACGGCCCTCGCCCGCGCGCTCGACTGGGAGGCGATCGCGGTGCTCGTGACCGAGCTCGACCCCGCGGATGAGCGACTCGACCCGTTCCGCGGCCTCGCCGACCTGCGCTGA
- a CDS encoding amino acid permease: MTAQDDIGAEQAPAKDFSHEQEGYQHGLKPRQLQMIAIGGAIGTGLFLGAGGRLNSAGPALAIAYLVAGVFAFFILRALGELVLHRPSSGSFISYAREFYGEKFAYAAGWMYFLNWAMTSIVDTTAVAVYLKYWSAFTAAPQWLLALIALLVVLAANMVAVKVFGELEFWFALIKVTALVAFLVVALIWLVFAFPVQAGGETVQTGVSILADNGGILPNGLLPAVLVMQGVVFAYAAIELVGTASGETQDTEKVIPRAINSVIFRIAIFYVGSIVLLSLLLPYTAYKEGESPFVTFFSSIGGPEVGTIAGSIMNFVVLTAALSSLNAGLYSTGRALHSMGMNGSAPKWTTRMSRGGVPYAGILLTATFTVAGVVLNYFVPSQAFEIALNIASLGIITAWGTIILCQMRLRQWAKKGLAKEPSFKLPGAPVTSWLTLVFLAVVLVLMAIDFPVGTLTIASLVIIVPLLVAGWFLQRGRILRIAELRDGVTGPFPVTGRDPSAQVRRDRDDKG, translated from the coding sequence ATGACAGCGCAGGACGACATCGGTGCGGAGCAGGCGCCCGCGAAGGACTTCTCGCACGAGCAGGAGGGCTATCAGCACGGTCTGAAGCCCCGCCAGCTCCAGATGATCGCGATCGGCGGTGCGATCGGAACCGGGCTCTTCCTCGGCGCCGGCGGCCGCCTCAACTCCGCCGGCCCGGCCCTCGCGATCGCCTACCTCGTCGCCGGCGTCTTCGCGTTCTTCATCCTCCGCGCCCTCGGCGAGCTCGTCCTGCACCGCCCGTCGTCCGGGTCGTTCATCTCCTACGCCCGCGAGTTCTACGGCGAGAAGTTCGCCTACGCGGCCGGCTGGATGTACTTCCTCAACTGGGCGATGACCTCGATCGTCGACACCACCGCCGTCGCCGTCTACCTCAAGTACTGGTCGGCCTTCACCGCGGCGCCGCAGTGGCTCCTCGCCCTCATCGCGCTGCTCGTCGTCCTCGCCGCGAACATGGTCGCGGTGAAGGTCTTCGGCGAGCTCGAGTTCTGGTTCGCGCTGATCAAGGTGACGGCGCTGGTGGCCTTCCTCGTCGTCGCGCTGATCTGGCTCGTCTTCGCCTTCCCCGTGCAGGCCGGCGGCGAGACCGTGCAGACCGGCGTCTCGATCCTCGCGGACAACGGCGGCATCCTGCCCAACGGACTGCTCCCCGCGGTCCTGGTGATGCAGGGCGTCGTCTTCGCCTACGCCGCGATCGAGCTGGTCGGCACCGCCTCCGGCGAGACGCAGGACACCGAGAAGGTCATCCCGCGCGCGATCAACTCGGTGATCTTCCGGATCGCGATCTTCTACGTCGGCTCGATCGTCCTGCTCTCACTGCTGCTCCCCTACACCGCCTACAAGGAGGGCGAGAGCCCCTTCGTCACCTTCTTCTCCTCGATCGGCGGGCCCGAGGTCGGCACCATCGCGGGCTCGATCATGAACTTCGTGGTGCTCACCGCGGCGCTCTCCTCGCTCAACGCCGGCCTCTACTCGACCGGTCGCGCGCTGCACTCGATGGGGATGAACGGCTCCGCCCCGAAGTGGACGACGCGGATGTCGCGCGGCGGCGTCCCCTACGCGGGCATCCTGCTCACCGCGACCTTCACGGTGGCGGGCGTGGTGCTGAACTACTTCGTGCCGAGCCAGGCGTTCGAGATCGCGCTGAACATCGCGAGCCTGGGCATCATCACGGCGTGGGGCACGATCATCCTCTGCCAGATGCGGCTGCGGCAGTGGGCGAAGAAGGGCCTCGCGAAGGAGCCGTCCTTCAAGCTCCCCGGCGCTCCGGTCACCTCCTGGCTGACCCTCGTCTTCCTCGCCGTGGTGCTGGTGCTGATGGCGATCGACTTCCCGGTCGGCACGCTGACCATCGCCTCGCTGGTGATCATCGTCCCGCTGCTGGTGGCCGGCTGGTTCCTGCAGCGCGGCCGCATCCTGCGGATCGCGGAGCTGCGCGACGGAGTGACGGGGCCGTTCCCGGTGACCGGTCGCGACCCGTCCGCCCAGGTCCGGCGCGACCGCGACGACAAGGGCTGA